From the genome of Thiomicrorhabdus indica:
TACTGTAAAAAACTTGAACAAAATATTCTTGAGCCGCTTTTGGAAACAACCGACATAGAAAAATATGCTGAATTCAGCCAGCTCGTTATGGATAAAAGCCACTGGAAAATGAAAGACTTCCAAGGTCGTGAAATCGAGATGAAAACTTTACCAGATAAATTAGGAGTAATTGTTGCACCAACCACCCTCTTTTTTGATGGGGAAGGCAATCAAATCGCTGAACCGATTATTGGACTTACACTTGAAGAGTTTTATCCGGGGAACTTAGAACGTGGGATTAACAATGCACTCAAAGCCCTAGGCAACCCGAAAAGACTGGATATCTACAAAATGGTAGAAGAGAGCAAAGTCGATTATCAAGCACGATAATCAGAAGTTCCTTTGCAAAACTGGTCAGCATTGATTTCAAGACTGATAACCTTTTCTAGTTCTAAAGCCTTTTGGCTATTTACAACTAATTTCTTCGCATTCTTGGCTCACTAAACAGCGGAGCCAAGAGTTGTACATCCTTATCGATATCCATTTTCAGAATCAATTCATCATACGAATCAATTGGCCGAACATCGACAATCGCACTATCTGATTTTGGCAAATAAGTCACCAAAGTGACATCATAGCGCTCAATGACTTTATCTAAATCGCGTGCGCGATGCACTTTCAAAATAAACGACCCGGTCAATACCGCATTATGACCGGTTTGACGATTTAGCATCACAGGCATAAACTCAACCGACTGTTTGATTAATGGCGCGCACTGCTGGGTTCCATACCACGGTTCAGACGTTTGATACACATACCAACCACCATGTCGTTCAAGCAAAGGCATTTTCATACCGGCCGGTAAATCCTCAGGCGCTTTCATGGCCGCGATTCTTAAAGGTTGTAATTTATAGGATTCAAAACCGGCCATTTTTTGGACCAACTGACAAGCTTGCGTGTAAGCCAACACTTGGCCTGTGTTGAATGCAAGGCCAAACGCAACCAAATACGGCAACCCGCGAGTGAATTTCATAATTTTTGTTTTTAACAACACAACTTGCTCACAATTTATGAGTATGTAAATTTTATGATTGTTTTTTAAGTTTTCAGGCGTTAACTCACTATCAGCTAACGCCAACTTTCCCCTTCGAAGTAAGTCCTAGTCCAACTTAGCGAAAGCCTCTGAATAGCGATGAGCTGTCCGAGCGAAGCGAGTTCGAAATCGCCAGAGGCTAAGCGCTAGTTGGACTGAACGAAACGAGCTGGGGCTGTTTTCTTTCTTGGCTCTTCGCCAAGTTCTTCGTGTGGTTCGTTTCTCGACTTACCCCTTCGGGCGTCAAGTTCTTTGTGTCTTTTGTCAGTACAAAGAAATGAACAAAAAACTGTTAGTAAGGCTTCAAACTTAACACTAAAATCAAAAGTGAAAATTGAACCTTACCAATCACATAATTTACTTACCCCAATTTATTTATTAAACCGACTTAAAAATCACAAAACGCGAACAGTTTACGGCATTCTCAATTGCTTCAAGTTACCGTTTAAAGTCATCTTCGCTTGCGTTGGTGAAATTTGTGGCAACAAATGTGCAAAATCCGGCATTTGCTCAGCAGATTTCGCATTAACGACAACCTCACCCTCATAATACCCAAAATCAGCCGTTTTCGGTTTCGCCTTTAACACGCCCTTCCCATTGATTTCCCAACCAGACTCTTGTCCTGAAATACTCCACTCAATCACCTGAGTCTCTTCATTGGGCATAAAAAAAGTAACCGTTAATGGCGGCATTGAGACCCCCATAGTCGACAAATTTTTCACCAACAAACGCCCATCAATTGCCGTCACCAAAGAACTTGGTGACCAACTCACCTCCATTTTCTTTGAAGTAACATCCGCTTGCACTTCAAAAGGAACTCTCGCGAAAGGAGCCAACCATGCCAGAAAATTTTTAACATCCATCTCAAACGAATGCGTTTTGAAATGAACTTGTTCCTGCATCCAAGAACGTTCAATTTCACCTTGCCACTGCCCAAACTGCGTTTGCCACTTTAAAACTGGAGAAAGTGAATTCAATAAACTTGCTGGTGATTGTTCCCACTTAAGACGACCTAGGTTCAATTCCTCAGACTGCTTATCAAGTGCCCAATTTAATTGCGTCTCACCTTCCCAAATTCCCCCTTGAGAAGATTCAAAGGATAAGTTTTTCAAATCAGGCGGAAGCAACTCTTCAGCCGAATTTAAAAGCGGTGAAATGGGCAAGTGCCAAATCACAGAAAATACAAAAACAAGGCTTAACGATAAAACCCAAAACCATTTAGGAAGAAGCCCAGGGCTTTTAGATGCATTGGATGATGATTGTTCGTTCATAAAAATACTGACCAATTAATAATTTCATTTT
Proteins encoded in this window:
- a CDS encoding thioredoxin family protein; amino-acid sequence: MRFNLFQTDIWSTANAIKTKLSMIGLVVLTSFSLNTSANEILPLAVDLQKSGQVAAKNKVPVVIFATATWCNYCKKLEQNILEPLLETTDIEKYAEFSQLVMDKSHWKMKDFQGREIEMKTLPDKLGVIVAPTTLFFDGEGNQIAEPIIGLTLEEFYPGNLERGINNALKALGNPKRLDIYKMVEESKVDYQAR